Proteins encoded together in one Cicer arietinum cultivar CDC Frontier isolate Library 1 chromosome 4, Cicar.CDCFrontier_v2.0, whole genome shotgun sequence window:
- the LOC101490053 gene encoding TNF receptor-associated factor homolog 1b-like isoform X3, producing the protein MEISKVYDGFVDTSDNLIIKAQVQVIREKPYRPFRCLDCQYRRELVRVYLTNVEQIYRRFVEERRSKLGKLIEDKARWSSFCTFWREIDQTSRHSMSREKTDVILKLVVKHFFIEKEVTSTLVMDSLYSGLKALECQTKSKKGRVKLLEAEEMPVPIVCAEKDMFVLVDDVLLLLERAAIEPLPPKDEKGPQNRTKDGNSGEDFNKDSIERDERRLTELGRRTLEIFVLAHLFSNKIEVSYQEAVALKRQEELIREEEAACLAETEQKAKRGVNEREKKAKKKQAKQKRNNQKGKDKSREERPTVAEYDKQQDNASNVKKDSNMDGVQIVDEKLDALEVVSDVSESVVGVDEVPQPDSEERDASPVHWDTDASEVPPSAEASCNGIGGLSPGKNGMAEKRSSSVIDDSSSTCSTDSLPSVVINDSNKGNSFTNYKVQKSPSRGKSQVKASCDGSNWTTEMDYQASGSTADAVDMNNQSGSGKVGESESEGAICLQDRLKWLDPPVVRKEEEVFSLQKKLSIKEQVDVEKPVDIGSPQKGMTSVRSSSPRTPRNLPSSVHVRKTSFSASLQIDKDAPSSLTSASQATIVPRTEIQKASPQKPSEKPMAQVPMMSRPSSAPLVPGGPRPTNSVSMVQTALPLARSVSATGRLGPDPSSAATNGFVPQSYRNAMMGNHMVSTATSFTHSSSSSVVNPSSGYSQQPLVPSPIFLSQSSDRMDSLAGHCSVPFGMITQDVLQNGPQSMESSQREASRNMHYGQSSRLNDVQNLDLFKPVDSSRSLDHTANEFQTCTFRRQNQGLLVDEFPHLDIINVLLDDEQGIESVAGTSSVCQSINDGPPLLNRQFTFPGDLDKNDDLRSSTSSCRFERSQSYHDPGFQQGYGSSGGHFNSIRDYHPQSSALPYGNGKVVGFPPNQWQMAGSDLSYLGMRNPDNGGYPYYQDYSNLTCGVNGYTVFRPSNGQ; encoded by the exons ATGGAGATTTCAAAGGTGTATGATGGCTTTGTTGACACTTCTGACAATCTCATAATAAAAGCTCAAGTTCAAGTCATCAG GGAAAAACCTTACAGGCCTTTTCGTTGCCTTGATTGTCAGTATAGGAGAGAACTTGTTAGGGTATATTTGACTAATGTAGAACAAATTTACCGGCGTTTTGTGGAGGAGAGAAGAAGCAAGCTTGGGAAGCTGATAGAGGATAAAGCTAGGTGGTCAAG CTTCTGTACTTTTTGGCGAGAAATTGATCAAACTTCTAGGCACAGCATGTCTAGGGAAAAAACAGatgtaattttgaaattagtaGTCAAACACTTCTTTATAGAGAAAGAAGTGACTTCTACTTTGGTAATGGACTCCTTATATAGTGGATTGAAGGCTCTGGAATGCCAGACTAAGAGCAAGAAAGGTAGGGTAAAATTGTTGGAGGCTGAAGAAATGCCCGTTCCAATTGTTTGTGCTGAGAAAGATATGTTTGTACTGGTGGATGATGTTCTGTTGTTACTTGAGAGGGCAGCTATAGAACCTCTCCCTCCAAAAGACGAGAAGGGTCCTCAAAATCGCACAAAG GATGGAAACTCTGGGGAGGACTTCAATAAAGATTCCATAGAGCGTGATGAAAGGCGTCTCACAGAATTGGGTCGCAGGACTTTGGAAATATTTGTCCTTGCCCATCTATTCAG CAATAAAATTGAGGTTTCTTACCAGGAAGCTGTTGCTCTGAAGAGACAAGAAGAGCTCATTCGTGAAGAAGAGGCAGCATGCCTGGCTGAAACTGAACAGAAAGCAAAACGTGGAGTTAATGAGAGGGAAAAGAAGGCAAAGAAGAAACAG GCCAAACAGAAACGGAACAACCAAAAAGGAAAGGATAAAAGTAGGGAGGAGAGGCCTACTGTGGCTGAATATGACAAGCAGCAAGACAATGCTTCTAATGTGAAAAAGGATTCTAACATGGATGGAGTTCAAATTGTGGATGAAAAGCTTGATGCCCTGGAAGTTGTTTCTGATGTGTCTGAATCTGTGGTTGGAGTCGACGAAGTGCCTCAGCCTGATTCAGAAGAAAGAGATGCAAGTCCTGTTCATTGGGATACTGATGCATCAGAAGTTCCTCCTTCAGCCGAGGCTAGTTGCAACGGTATAGGTGGTCTTTCACCGGGGAAAAATGGAATGGCTGAGAAAAGGAGCAGTTCAGTGATAGACGACAGTTCATCGACATGCTCTACTGATTCATTGCCTTCTGTGGTGATTAATGACTCCAACAAGGGGAACTCTTTCACAAATTACAAAGTCCAAAAGTCGCCTAGCAG GGGTAAGAGCCAAGTAAAAGCATCATGTGATGGGAGTAATTGGACCACTGAAATGGACTATCAGGCATCTGGTTCAACTGCAGATGCTGTTGATATGAATAATCAGTCTGGAAGTGGTAAGGTAGGTGAATCTGAATCTGAGGGTGCAATCTGCTTACAGGATCGGTTGAAATGGCTTGACCCGCCTGTTGTCAGAAAG GAAGAGGAAGTTTTTTCACTACAAAAGAAACTGAGCATTAAAGAGCAAGTTGATGTGGAAAAACCTGTTGATATTGGGAGCCCCCAGAAAGGGATGACATCAGTACGGTCATCCTCGCCTAGGACTCCGAGAAACTTACCCTCATCGGTACATGTCAGGAAAACATCTTTTAGTGCCTCACTGCAAATTGATAAAGATGCACCTTCATCTTTAACTTCTGCATCACAAGCAACGATTGTGCCTAGAACAGAAATCCAGAAGGCGTCACCTCAAAAACCAAGTGAAAAACCTATGGCACAAGTGCCTATGATGTCAAGACCTTCCAGTGCTCCTCTGGTTCCTGGTGGTCCCAGGCCAACTAATTCTGTTTCTATGGTTCAAACAGCTCTGCCTCTTGCACGCTCAGTGAGTGCAACTGGTCGGTTGGGTCCTGATCCTTCATCTGCTGCTACTAATGGCTTTGTTCCTCAGTCGTACAGAAATGCGATGATGGGGAATCACATGGTGTCAACTGCTACCAGTTTCACTCATTCGAGCTCCAGTTCAGTAGTAAACCCATCTTCAGGCTATTCACAACAACCTCTAGTACCATCCCCAATATTTCTATCCCAGAGCTCTGACAGAATGGATTCTCTGGCTGGTCACTGTAGTGTTCCTTTTGGTATGATTACTCAAGACGTTTTGCAAAATGGGCCCCAGTCAATGGAGAGTTCTCAAAGGGAAGCCAGCAGAAACATGCACTACGGACAATCTTCCCGACTAAATGATGTTCAAAACCTTGACTTGTTCAAGCCAGTAGACAGTAGTAGATCTTTGGACCACACAGCAAATGAGTTTCAAACCTGCACCTTTAGGCGTCAGAACCAAGGGTTGTTGGTGGATGAGTTCCCACACCTTGATATCATAAATGTTCTGCTTGATGATGAGCAAGGTATCGAGAGTGTAGCTGGGACAAGTTCAGTCTGCCAATCCATCAATGATGGACCACCGTTGCTTAATCGACAGTTCACTTTTCCTGGAGACTTGGATAAAAATGATGATTTGAGATCGTCAACCAGTTCTTGTAGGTTTGAGAGATCACAAAGTTACCATGATCCTGGGTTTCAACAAGGGTATGGTTCCTCCGGGGGGCATTTCAACTCTATAAGGGATTATCATCCCCAGTCAAGTGCACTACCATATGGAAATGGAAAGGTAGTTGGGTTTCCTCCGAACCAATGGCAGATGGCTGGTTCCGATCTATCTTATCTCGGCATGAGAAATCCAGACAATGGTGGTTATCCGTACTATCAAGATTACTCAAATTTGACATGCGGTGTCAATGGTTATACTGTATTCAGGCCTTCAAATGGTCAGTAG
- the LOC101490053 gene encoding TNF receptor-associated factor homolog 1a-like isoform X1 yields MAGIASEESGAGKSVEGSYSGHRCQSGEVLAEWRSSEQVENGIPSTSPPYWDTDEDEDDGGPKSSELYGKHTWKIEKFSQITKRELHSSAFEVGNYKWYILIYPQGCDVCNYLSLFLCVANHDKLLPGWSHFAQFTIAVVNKDPKKSKYSDTLHRFWKKEHDWGWKKFMEISKVYDGFVDTSDNLIIKAQVQVIREKPYRPFRCLDCQYRRELVRVYLTNVEQIYRRFVEERRSKLGKLIEDKARWSSFCTFWREIDQTSRHSMSREKTDVILKLVVKHFFIEKEVTSTLVMDSLYSGLKALECQTKSKKGRVKLLEAEEMPVPIVCAEKDMFVLVDDVLLLLERAAIEPLPPKDEKGPQNRTKDGNSGEDFNKDSIERDERRLTELGRRTLEIFVLAHLFSNKIEVSYQEAVALKRQEELIREEEAACLAETEQKAKRGVNEREKKAKKKQAKQKRNNQKGKDKSREERPTVAEYDKQQDNASNVKKDSNMDGVQIVDEKLDALEVVSDVSESVVGVDEVPQPDSEERDASPVHWDTDASEVPPSAEASCNGIGGLSPGKNGMAEKRSSSVIDDSSSTCSTDSLPSVVINDSNKGNSFTNYKVQKSPSRGKSQVKASCDGSNWTTEMDYQASGSTADAVDMNNQSGSGKVGESESEGAICLQDRLKWLDPPVVRKEEEVFSLQKKLSIKEQVDVEKPVDIGSPQKGMTSVRSSSPRTPRNLPSSVHVRKTSFSASLQIDKDAPSSLTSASQATIVPRTEIQKASPQKPSEKPMAQVPMMSRPSSAPLVPGGPRPTNSVSMVQTALPLARSVSATGRLGPDPSSAATNGFVPQSYRNAMMGNHMVSTATSFTHSSSSSVVNPSSGYSQQPLVPSPIFLSQSSDRMDSLAGHCSVPFGMITQDVLQNGPQSMESSQREASRNMHYGQSSRLNDVQNLDLFKPVDSSRSLDHTANEFQTCTFRRQNQGLLVDEFPHLDIINVLLDDEQGIESVAGTSSVCQSINDGPPLLNRQFTFPGDLDKNDDLRSSTSSCRFERSQSYHDPGFQQGYGSSGGHFNSIRDYHPQSSALPYGNGKVVGFPPNQWQMAGSDLSYLGMRNPDNGGYPYYQDYSNLTCGVNGYTVFRPSNGQ; encoded by the exons gtatattttaatttatccaCAAGGTTGTGATGTATGCAATTATCTCTCTCTGTTTCTCTGTGTTGCTAATCATGACAAACTTCTTCCAG GATGGAGTCATTTTGCACAATTTACAATAGCTGTGGTTAACAAAGACCCCAAGAAATCAAAATATTCTG ATACATTGCACCGATTTTGGAAGAAGGAGCATGACTGGGGGTGGAAAAAGTTTATGGAGATTTCAAAGGTGTATGATGGCTTTGTTGACACTTCTGACAATCTCATAATAAAAGCTCAAGTTCAAGTCATCAG GGAAAAACCTTACAGGCCTTTTCGTTGCCTTGATTGTCAGTATAGGAGAGAACTTGTTAGGGTATATTTGACTAATGTAGAACAAATTTACCGGCGTTTTGTGGAGGAGAGAAGAAGCAAGCTTGGGAAGCTGATAGAGGATAAAGCTAGGTGGTCAAG CTTCTGTACTTTTTGGCGAGAAATTGATCAAACTTCTAGGCACAGCATGTCTAGGGAAAAAACAGatgtaattttgaaattagtaGTCAAACACTTCTTTATAGAGAAAGAAGTGACTTCTACTTTGGTAATGGACTCCTTATATAGTGGATTGAAGGCTCTGGAATGCCAGACTAAGAGCAAGAAAGGTAGGGTAAAATTGTTGGAGGCTGAAGAAATGCCCGTTCCAATTGTTTGTGCTGAGAAAGATATGTTTGTACTGGTGGATGATGTTCTGTTGTTACTTGAGAGGGCAGCTATAGAACCTCTCCCTCCAAAAGACGAGAAGGGTCCTCAAAATCGCACAAAG GATGGAAACTCTGGGGAGGACTTCAATAAAGATTCCATAGAGCGTGATGAAAGGCGTCTCACAGAATTGGGTCGCAGGACTTTGGAAATATTTGTCCTTGCCCATCTATTCAG CAATAAAATTGAGGTTTCTTACCAGGAAGCTGTTGCTCTGAAGAGACAAGAAGAGCTCATTCGTGAAGAAGAGGCAGCATGCCTGGCTGAAACTGAACAGAAAGCAAAACGTGGAGTTAATGAGAGGGAAAAGAAGGCAAAGAAGAAACAG GCCAAACAGAAACGGAACAACCAAAAAGGAAAGGATAAAAGTAGGGAGGAGAGGCCTACTGTGGCTGAATATGACAAGCAGCAAGACAATGCTTCTAATGTGAAAAAGGATTCTAACATGGATGGAGTTCAAATTGTGGATGAAAAGCTTGATGCCCTGGAAGTTGTTTCTGATGTGTCTGAATCTGTGGTTGGAGTCGACGAAGTGCCTCAGCCTGATTCAGAAGAAAGAGATGCAAGTCCTGTTCATTGGGATACTGATGCATCAGAAGTTCCTCCTTCAGCCGAGGCTAGTTGCAACGGTATAGGTGGTCTTTCACCGGGGAAAAATGGAATGGCTGAGAAAAGGAGCAGTTCAGTGATAGACGACAGTTCATCGACATGCTCTACTGATTCATTGCCTTCTGTGGTGATTAATGACTCCAACAAGGGGAACTCTTTCACAAATTACAAAGTCCAAAAGTCGCCTAGCAG GGGTAAGAGCCAAGTAAAAGCATCATGTGATGGGAGTAATTGGACCACTGAAATGGACTATCAGGCATCTGGTTCAACTGCAGATGCTGTTGATATGAATAATCAGTCTGGAAGTGGTAAGGTAGGTGAATCTGAATCTGAGGGTGCAATCTGCTTACAGGATCGGTTGAAATGGCTTGACCCGCCTGTTGTCAGAAAG GAAGAGGAAGTTTTTTCACTACAAAAGAAACTGAGCATTAAAGAGCAAGTTGATGTGGAAAAACCTGTTGATATTGGGAGCCCCCAGAAAGGGATGACATCAGTACGGTCATCCTCGCCTAGGACTCCGAGAAACTTACCCTCATCGGTACATGTCAGGAAAACATCTTTTAGTGCCTCACTGCAAATTGATAAAGATGCACCTTCATCTTTAACTTCTGCATCACAAGCAACGATTGTGCCTAGAACAGAAATCCAGAAGGCGTCACCTCAAAAACCAAGTGAAAAACCTATGGCACAAGTGCCTATGATGTCAAGACCTTCCAGTGCTCCTCTGGTTCCTGGTGGTCCCAGGCCAACTAATTCTGTTTCTATGGTTCAAACAGCTCTGCCTCTTGCACGCTCAGTGAGTGCAACTGGTCGGTTGGGTCCTGATCCTTCATCTGCTGCTACTAATGGCTTTGTTCCTCAGTCGTACAGAAATGCGATGATGGGGAATCACATGGTGTCAACTGCTACCAGTTTCACTCATTCGAGCTCCAGTTCAGTAGTAAACCCATCTTCAGGCTATTCACAACAACCTCTAGTACCATCCCCAATATTTCTATCCCAGAGCTCTGACAGAATGGATTCTCTGGCTGGTCACTGTAGTGTTCCTTTTGGTATGATTACTCAAGACGTTTTGCAAAATGGGCCCCAGTCAATGGAGAGTTCTCAAAGGGAAGCCAGCAGAAACATGCACTACGGACAATCTTCCCGACTAAATGATGTTCAAAACCTTGACTTGTTCAAGCCAGTAGACAGTAGTAGATCTTTGGACCACACAGCAAATGAGTTTCAAACCTGCACCTTTAGGCGTCAGAACCAAGGGTTGTTGGTGGATGAGTTCCCACACCTTGATATCATAAATGTTCTGCTTGATGATGAGCAAGGTATCGAGAGTGTAGCTGGGACAAGTTCAGTCTGCCAATCCATCAATGATGGACCACCGTTGCTTAATCGACAGTTCACTTTTCCTGGAGACTTGGATAAAAATGATGATTTGAGATCGTCAACCAGTTCTTGTAGGTTTGAGAGATCACAAAGTTACCATGATCCTGGGTTTCAACAAGGGTATGGTTCCTCCGGGGGGCATTTCAACTCTATAAGGGATTATCATCCCCAGTCAAGTGCACTACCATATGGAAATGGAAAGGTAGTTGGGTTTCCTCCGAACCAATGGCAGATGGCTGGTTCCGATCTATCTTATCTCGGCATGAGAAATCCAGACAATGGTGGTTATCCGTACTATCAAGATTACTCAAATTTGACATGCGGTGTCAATGGTTATACTGTATTCAGGCCTTCAAATGGTCAGTAG
- the LOC101490053 gene encoding TNF receptor-associated factor homolog 1a-like isoform X2, translating to MAGIASEESGAGKSVEGSYSGHRCQSGEVLAEWRSSEQVENGIPSTSPPYWDTDEDEDDGPKSSELYGKHTWKIEKFSQITKRELHSSAFEVGNYKWYILIYPQGCDVCNYLSLFLCVANHDKLLPGWSHFAQFTIAVVNKDPKKSKYSDTLHRFWKKEHDWGWKKFMEISKVYDGFVDTSDNLIIKAQVQVIREKPYRPFRCLDCQYRRELVRVYLTNVEQIYRRFVEERRSKLGKLIEDKARWSSFCTFWREIDQTSRHSMSREKTDVILKLVVKHFFIEKEVTSTLVMDSLYSGLKALECQTKSKKGRVKLLEAEEMPVPIVCAEKDMFVLVDDVLLLLERAAIEPLPPKDEKGPQNRTKDGNSGEDFNKDSIERDERRLTELGRRTLEIFVLAHLFSNKIEVSYQEAVALKRQEELIREEEAACLAETEQKAKRGVNEREKKAKKKQAKQKRNNQKGKDKSREERPTVAEYDKQQDNASNVKKDSNMDGVQIVDEKLDALEVVSDVSESVVGVDEVPQPDSEERDASPVHWDTDASEVPPSAEASCNGIGGLSPGKNGMAEKRSSSVIDDSSSTCSTDSLPSVVINDSNKGNSFTNYKVQKSPSRGKSQVKASCDGSNWTTEMDYQASGSTADAVDMNNQSGSGKVGESESEGAICLQDRLKWLDPPVVRKEEEVFSLQKKLSIKEQVDVEKPVDIGSPQKGMTSVRSSSPRTPRNLPSSVHVRKTSFSASLQIDKDAPSSLTSASQATIVPRTEIQKASPQKPSEKPMAQVPMMSRPSSAPLVPGGPRPTNSVSMVQTALPLARSVSATGRLGPDPSSAATNGFVPQSYRNAMMGNHMVSTATSFTHSSSSSVVNPSSGYSQQPLVPSPIFLSQSSDRMDSLAGHCSVPFGMITQDVLQNGPQSMESSQREASRNMHYGQSSRLNDVQNLDLFKPVDSSRSLDHTANEFQTCTFRRQNQGLLVDEFPHLDIINVLLDDEQGIESVAGTSSVCQSINDGPPLLNRQFTFPGDLDKNDDLRSSTSSCRFERSQSYHDPGFQQGYGSSGGHFNSIRDYHPQSSALPYGNGKVVGFPPNQWQMAGSDLSYLGMRNPDNGGYPYYQDYSNLTCGVNGYTVFRPSNGQ from the exons gtatattttaatttatccaCAAGGTTGTGATGTATGCAATTATCTCTCTCTGTTTCTCTGTGTTGCTAATCATGACAAACTTCTTCCAG GATGGAGTCATTTTGCACAATTTACAATAGCTGTGGTTAACAAAGACCCCAAGAAATCAAAATATTCTG ATACATTGCACCGATTTTGGAAGAAGGAGCATGACTGGGGGTGGAAAAAGTTTATGGAGATTTCAAAGGTGTATGATGGCTTTGTTGACACTTCTGACAATCTCATAATAAAAGCTCAAGTTCAAGTCATCAG GGAAAAACCTTACAGGCCTTTTCGTTGCCTTGATTGTCAGTATAGGAGAGAACTTGTTAGGGTATATTTGACTAATGTAGAACAAATTTACCGGCGTTTTGTGGAGGAGAGAAGAAGCAAGCTTGGGAAGCTGATAGAGGATAAAGCTAGGTGGTCAAG CTTCTGTACTTTTTGGCGAGAAATTGATCAAACTTCTAGGCACAGCATGTCTAGGGAAAAAACAGatgtaattttgaaattagtaGTCAAACACTTCTTTATAGAGAAAGAAGTGACTTCTACTTTGGTAATGGACTCCTTATATAGTGGATTGAAGGCTCTGGAATGCCAGACTAAGAGCAAGAAAGGTAGGGTAAAATTGTTGGAGGCTGAAGAAATGCCCGTTCCAATTGTTTGTGCTGAGAAAGATATGTTTGTACTGGTGGATGATGTTCTGTTGTTACTTGAGAGGGCAGCTATAGAACCTCTCCCTCCAAAAGACGAGAAGGGTCCTCAAAATCGCACAAAG GATGGAAACTCTGGGGAGGACTTCAATAAAGATTCCATAGAGCGTGATGAAAGGCGTCTCACAGAATTGGGTCGCAGGACTTTGGAAATATTTGTCCTTGCCCATCTATTCAG CAATAAAATTGAGGTTTCTTACCAGGAAGCTGTTGCTCTGAAGAGACAAGAAGAGCTCATTCGTGAAGAAGAGGCAGCATGCCTGGCTGAAACTGAACAGAAAGCAAAACGTGGAGTTAATGAGAGGGAAAAGAAGGCAAAGAAGAAACAG GCCAAACAGAAACGGAACAACCAAAAAGGAAAGGATAAAAGTAGGGAGGAGAGGCCTACTGTGGCTGAATATGACAAGCAGCAAGACAATGCTTCTAATGTGAAAAAGGATTCTAACATGGATGGAGTTCAAATTGTGGATGAAAAGCTTGATGCCCTGGAAGTTGTTTCTGATGTGTCTGAATCTGTGGTTGGAGTCGACGAAGTGCCTCAGCCTGATTCAGAAGAAAGAGATGCAAGTCCTGTTCATTGGGATACTGATGCATCAGAAGTTCCTCCTTCAGCCGAGGCTAGTTGCAACGGTATAGGTGGTCTTTCACCGGGGAAAAATGGAATGGCTGAGAAAAGGAGCAGTTCAGTGATAGACGACAGTTCATCGACATGCTCTACTGATTCATTGCCTTCTGTGGTGATTAATGACTCCAACAAGGGGAACTCTTTCACAAATTACAAAGTCCAAAAGTCGCCTAGCAG GGGTAAGAGCCAAGTAAAAGCATCATGTGATGGGAGTAATTGGACCACTGAAATGGACTATCAGGCATCTGGTTCAACTGCAGATGCTGTTGATATGAATAATCAGTCTGGAAGTGGTAAGGTAGGTGAATCTGAATCTGAGGGTGCAATCTGCTTACAGGATCGGTTGAAATGGCTTGACCCGCCTGTTGTCAGAAAG GAAGAGGAAGTTTTTTCACTACAAAAGAAACTGAGCATTAAAGAGCAAGTTGATGTGGAAAAACCTGTTGATATTGGGAGCCCCCAGAAAGGGATGACATCAGTACGGTCATCCTCGCCTAGGACTCCGAGAAACTTACCCTCATCGGTACATGTCAGGAAAACATCTTTTAGTGCCTCACTGCAAATTGATAAAGATGCACCTTCATCTTTAACTTCTGCATCACAAGCAACGATTGTGCCTAGAACAGAAATCCAGAAGGCGTCACCTCAAAAACCAAGTGAAAAACCTATGGCACAAGTGCCTATGATGTCAAGACCTTCCAGTGCTCCTCTGGTTCCTGGTGGTCCCAGGCCAACTAATTCTGTTTCTATGGTTCAAACAGCTCTGCCTCTTGCACGCTCAGTGAGTGCAACTGGTCGGTTGGGTCCTGATCCTTCATCTGCTGCTACTAATGGCTTTGTTCCTCAGTCGTACAGAAATGCGATGATGGGGAATCACATGGTGTCAACTGCTACCAGTTTCACTCATTCGAGCTCCAGTTCAGTAGTAAACCCATCTTCAGGCTATTCACAACAACCTCTAGTACCATCCCCAATATTTCTATCCCAGAGCTCTGACAGAATGGATTCTCTGGCTGGTCACTGTAGTGTTCCTTTTGGTATGATTACTCAAGACGTTTTGCAAAATGGGCCCCAGTCAATGGAGAGTTCTCAAAGGGAAGCCAGCAGAAACATGCACTACGGACAATCTTCCCGACTAAATGATGTTCAAAACCTTGACTTGTTCAAGCCAGTAGACAGTAGTAGATCTTTGGACCACACAGCAAATGAGTTTCAAACCTGCACCTTTAGGCGTCAGAACCAAGGGTTGTTGGTGGATGAGTTCCCACACCTTGATATCATAAATGTTCTGCTTGATGATGAGCAAGGTATCGAGAGTGTAGCTGGGACAAGTTCAGTCTGCCAATCCATCAATGATGGACCACCGTTGCTTAATCGACAGTTCACTTTTCCTGGAGACTTGGATAAAAATGATGATTTGAGATCGTCAACCAGTTCTTGTAGGTTTGAGAGATCACAAAGTTACCATGATCCTGGGTTTCAACAAGGGTATGGTTCCTCCGGGGGGCATTTCAACTCTATAAGGGATTATCATCCCCAGTCAAGTGCACTACCATATGGAAATGGAAAGGTAGTTGGGTTTCCTCCGAACCAATGGCAGATGGCTGGTTCCGATCTATCTTATCTCGGCATGAGAAATCCAGACAATGGTGGTTATCCGTACTATCAAGATTACTCAAATTTGACATGCGGTGTCAATGGTTATACTGTATTCAGGCCTTCAAATGGTCAGTAG